From Eleftheria terrae, the proteins below share one genomic window:
- a CDS encoding F0F1 ATP synthase subunit epsilon — protein sequence MATIQVDVVSAEASIFSGQAKFVALPGESGELGILPQHTPLITRIRPGAVRIERADNGEEEFVFVAGGILEVQPNAVTVLADTAIRGKDLDEAKATEAKRLAEEAMKNAKSDIDFAKAQSEFAAMAAQIAALRRFRRK from the coding sequence ATGGCAACCATTCAAGTCGACGTCGTTTCCGCGGAAGCCTCGATCTTCTCCGGCCAGGCGAAGTTCGTCGCGCTGCCCGGCGAGTCGGGCGAGCTGGGTATCCTGCCGCAGCACACGCCGCTGATCACGCGCATCCGTCCGGGTGCGGTGCGCATCGAGCGTGCTGACAACGGCGAGGAAGAGTTCGTCTTCGTGGCCGGCGGCATCCTGGAAGTGCAGCCCAATGCGGTGACGGTGCTTGCCGACACGGCCATCCGCGGCAAGGACCTGGACGAAGCCAAGGCCACCGAGGCCAAGCGCCTGGCCGAGGAAGCGATGAAGAACGCCAAGAGCGACATCGACTTCGCCAAGGCCCAGAGCGAATTCGCGGCGATGGCCGCCCAGATCGCCGCACTGCGCCGGTTCCGCCGCAAGTGA
- a CDS encoding TPM domain-containing protein encodes MNIKRILRHRWWDDTDTRRVLGPVALQSLEARVQASEARHTGEIRLCIEGALPWSYLRRDAPARERAVSMFGKLRVWDTEDNNGVLIYLLLVEHRIEVVADRGVSRCVPQAEWDRIVQGMSEMLRAGQAEAALGLAVDEVTALLVRHFPLRDGQPNVDELPNRPHVA; translated from the coding sequence ATGAACATCAAGCGCATCCTGCGCCACCGCTGGTGGGACGACACCGACACCCGCCGGGTGCTGGGCCCGGTGGCCCTGCAGTCGCTGGAAGCCCGGGTGCAGGCCAGCGAGGCCCGGCACACCGGCGAGATCCGGCTGTGCATCGAAGGTGCCCTGCCGTGGAGCTATCTGCGCCGCGACGCACCGGCCCGCGAGCGGGCGGTGTCGATGTTCGGCAAGCTGAGGGTATGGGACACCGAGGACAACAACGGCGTGCTGATCTACCTGCTGCTGGTGGAGCACCGCATCGAGGTCGTTGCCGACCGGGGCGTGTCGCGCTGCGTGCCGCAGGCCGAATGGGACCGCATCGTGCAGGGCATGTCCGAGATGCTGCGCGCCGGCCAGGCCGAGGCGGCCCTGGGACTGGCGGTGGACGAGGTCACGGCGCTGCTGGTGCGGCATTTTCCGCTGCGCGACGGGCAGCCGAATGTGGACGAGTTGCCGAACCGCCCACACGTGGCCTGA
- a CDS encoding TPM domain-containing protein gives MTQAALHPCRAALAAWRWLLAAWLLGMLAAGPLLAQQAPQPVPPLNARVTDQTGTLSTAQRAALEAKLEQVETRYGSQVAVLMVPTTAPEDIAAYAWRVADRWKIGRKEVGDGLLIVVAKNDRRVRIEVARALEGAIPDLAARRVIDQAIAPAFKAGDYAGGLNAGVDRLAALIAGEGLPAPSPRNSGGSAGEPGTQWFDLAIFLFAGAPVIGAVLSGLLGRKLGSLGTGLAVGALSWWFTASMVVAAIAAVGALLLMLAMGVGSALSSGRGRGLRHQTPIVWGGFGGGGGFGGGGSGGGGFSSGGGGSFGGGGSSGSW, from the coding sequence ATGACGCAGGCCGCACTTCATCCATGCCGGGCCGCCCTGGCAGCCTGGCGCTGGTTGCTGGCCGCCTGGCTGCTGGGGATGCTGGCTGCCGGGCCGTTGCTGGCCCAGCAGGCGCCACAGCCGGTGCCGCCTCTGAATGCCCGAGTCACCGACCAGACCGGCACGCTCAGCACCGCCCAGCGGGCCGCGCTGGAGGCCAAGCTGGAGCAGGTGGAGACCCGATACGGCAGCCAGGTGGCGGTGCTGATGGTCCCGACCACCGCGCCCGAGGACATTGCCGCCTACGCCTGGCGCGTGGCCGACCGGTGGAAGATCGGCCGCAAGGAAGTGGGCGACGGCCTGCTCATCGTGGTGGCGAAGAACGACCGCCGCGTGCGCATCGAGGTCGCACGGGCGCTCGAGGGCGCCATTCCCGACCTGGCCGCCCGCCGCGTCATCGACCAGGCCATCGCGCCCGCGTTCAAGGCCGGCGACTATGCCGGCGGGCTGAACGCCGGCGTGGACCGGCTGGCGGCGCTGATTGCCGGCGAAGGCCTGCCGGCGCCCTCCCCCCGCAACAGCGGCGGCAGCGCCGGCGAACCGGGCACCCAGTGGTTCGACCTGGCGATCTTCCTGTTTGCCGGCGCCCCGGTCATCGGCGCCGTGCTCAGCGGCCTGCTGGGCCGCAAGCTCGGCTCGCTCGGCACCGGCCTGGCGGTGGGCGCCCTGAGCTGGTGGTTCACCGCCAGCATGGTGGTGGCGGCGATCGCGGCGGTGGGCGCCCTGTTGCTGATGCTGGCGATGGGCGTCGGCTCGGCACTGTCGTCCGGCCGCGGGCGGGGCCTGCGCCACCAGACGCCCATCGTCTGGGGCGGCTTCGGCGGTGGCGGCGGGTTCGGTGGCGGCGGCAGCGGGGGTGGCGGGTTTTCGTCCGGAGGCGGCGGCAGCTTCGGCGGCGGCGGCTCGTCGGGCAGTTGGTGA
- a CDS encoding LemA family protein, with protein MKKTIATWTCVLGLSLGLSGCGYNQFQQLDEEVKASWSEVLNQYQRRADLVPNLVNTVKGEANFEQTTLTRVVEARAKATSVQVTPETLNDPQAFQRFQQAQGELSGALSRLLVVSENYPNLKANQGFQDLRVQLEGTENRITVARNKYIGAVQQYNVLARSFPTNLTAKMFGYPPKPNFSVANEAQISTPPTVDFGASR; from the coding sequence ATGAAAAAGACGATTGCCACCTGGACCTGCGTGCTGGGCCTGAGCCTGGGCCTCAGCGGCTGCGGCTACAACCAGTTCCAACAGCTCGACGAGGAGGTGAAGGCCTCCTGGTCCGAAGTGCTCAACCAGTACCAGCGCCGGGCCGACCTGGTGCCCAACCTGGTGAACACGGTCAAGGGCGAGGCCAACTTCGAGCAGACCACCCTGACTCGCGTGGTCGAGGCGCGGGCCAAGGCCACCTCGGTGCAAGTGACCCCGGAGACCCTCAACGACCCGCAGGCCTTCCAGCGCTTCCAGCAGGCCCAGGGCGAGCTGTCGGGCGCGTTGTCGCGCCTGCTGGTGGTCAGCGAGAACTACCCGAACCTGAAGGCCAACCAGGGCTTCCAGGACCTGCGCGTGCAATTGGAAGGCACCGAGAACCGCATCACCGTGGCCCGCAACAAGTACATCGGCGCGGTGCAGCAGTACAACGTGCTGGCCCGCAGCTTCCCGACCAACCTGACGGCCAAGATGTTCGGCTACCCGCCCAAGCCGAACTTCAGCGTGGCCAACGAAGCGCAGATCTCGACCCCGCCGACGGTGGACTTCGGCGCCTCGCGGTGA